One genomic region from Arthrobacter sp. FB24 encodes:
- the lhgO gene encoding L-2-hydroxyglutarate oxidase — translation MTEQIGIIGGGIVGIAIARALSSRGPADVTVLEKEQRVAAHQTGHNSGVVHAGLYYAPGSLKAMLCQRGRVLTRDYCRERNLPYRELGKLVVAVTEDELPALADIESRSVANGVPGLRRLGADAMREVEPHVAGVAALHSPHTAVVDFAAITESMAEDIRAAGGRIMLGHEAVSITAERGKVLVTTSHAEFTFDRLIACAGLQSDVVAGLAGASPAPRILPFRGEYWDLSAAKQHFVRGMIYPVPDPRFPFLGVHFTRGVYDTIHVGPNAVPALAREGYRWSKVSFQDTAASIMWPGAMALARRHWRMGAQEIAASLIKPLYFRQARRFIPELHMDDLTAKTAAGVRAQAWSLDGSLLDDFAIEEMGPVTLLRNAPSPAATSAMAIADYVLEHHVLPRR, via the coding sequence ATGACTGAGCAGATAGGCATTATTGGAGGCGGCATCGTCGGAATCGCGATTGCACGCGCCCTCAGCAGTCGCGGGCCGGCGGACGTCACAGTCCTGGAAAAGGAGCAGCGGGTTGCCGCGCACCAGACGGGGCATAACTCCGGTGTGGTGCACGCGGGCCTCTATTACGCCCCGGGATCACTGAAAGCCATGCTGTGCCAACGCGGCCGGGTGCTTACGCGGGACTACTGCCGGGAGAGGAACCTGCCGTACCGGGAACTGGGCAAGCTTGTCGTTGCCGTTACAGAGGATGAACTTCCGGCCCTTGCAGACATTGAAAGCCGCTCGGTCGCAAACGGCGTGCCCGGGCTGCGCCGGCTCGGCGCCGACGCGATGCGCGAGGTGGAGCCCCACGTCGCCGGCGTGGCAGCACTCCACTCACCGCATACCGCCGTCGTCGACTTTGCTGCCATCACGGAGTCCATGGCCGAGGATATCCGGGCTGCAGGCGGGCGGATCATGCTGGGCCACGAAGCCGTGTCCATCACTGCCGAACGCGGCAAAGTGCTTGTCACCACCAGCCACGCCGAATTCACCTTCGATCGACTGATCGCCTGCGCCGGGCTACAGTCCGACGTCGTTGCCGGACTTGCGGGCGCTTCTCCGGCGCCCAGGATCCTCCCCTTCCGCGGGGAGTACTGGGACCTGTCAGCCGCGAAACAACACTTTGTCAGGGGCATGATTTACCCCGTGCCTGATCCCCGCTTCCCCTTCCTGGGCGTCCACTTCACCCGCGGCGTCTACGACACCATCCACGTGGGGCCAAACGCCGTGCCTGCCCTGGCCCGGGAGGGCTATCGCTGGAGCAAAGTGTCCTTCCAGGACACTGCTGCGTCGATCATGTGGCCCGGCGCGATGGCGCTGGCCCGGAGACACTGGCGGATGGGCGCGCAGGAGATCGCCGCCTCCCTGATCAAGCCGCTGTATTTCCGGCAGGCACGCAGGTTCATCCCCGAACTTCACATGGACGACCTGACGGCGAAGACCGCCGCCGGCGTCCGCGCGCAGGCATGGTCACTGGACGGCAGCCTCCTCGACGACTTTGCGATCGAGGAGATGGGACCGGTGACCCTCCTGCGGAACGCCCCCTCCCCGGCGGCGACCTCCGCGATGGCGATCGCGGACTATGTGCTGGAGCATCATGTCCTCCCCCGCAGATGA
- a CDS encoding class I SAM-dependent methyltransferase, translated as MAKTKGVATRLAEALAIVLGTEGIPLRLRAWDGTEAGPDDAPVIEFRSRRALRRMLWSPGQLGLSRAYVAGDIDAPGDIFASFAALSSAGKFAEPGPFPPLTAKELWTLLRTAIRIGAIGPNPAPPPEESKVHRQGRRHSKSRDAAAISHHYDVGNDFYALVLGPSMVYSCAVWNEKTDTDDDQANSLEAAQEAKIDLVCRKLGLQPGMRVLDVGCGWGSFALHAAQRFGVDVVGVTLSNEQAGLARKRVADAGLTDRVDIRVQDYRDVDDGPFDAISSIGMSEHVGREQISRYVSQLHNLLRPGGRLLNHAISWNAGPTSPDPDSFIPRYVFPDGEMLSLADMIGALESGGLEVLDVEALRQHYALTLRAWVRNLEEHWDDAVHTSSPGRARVWRLYMAASALGFENGLTGVNQVLVQRPGGTEPPLRRHAWM; from the coding sequence ATGGCGAAGACAAAGGGTGTGGCAACACGGCTGGCCGAAGCGCTGGCCATCGTCCTCGGTACGGAAGGGATCCCGCTAAGGTTGCGGGCCTGGGATGGGACGGAGGCCGGCCCGGACGACGCCCCTGTGATTGAGTTCCGTTCCCGCCGGGCCTTGCGCCGCATGCTTTGGTCGCCCGGGCAGCTCGGCCTCAGCCGGGCATATGTGGCCGGGGACATCGACGCGCCGGGTGACATTTTCGCCAGCTTCGCCGCGCTGAGCTCGGCAGGAAAGTTCGCCGAGCCCGGTCCATTTCCTCCTTTGACCGCCAAGGAATTGTGGACATTGCTCAGAACCGCGATCCGGATCGGCGCGATCGGCCCGAATCCTGCTCCGCCTCCGGAGGAATCCAAGGTGCATCGACAGGGCCGGCGCCATTCGAAGAGCCGCGACGCGGCTGCGATCTCGCACCACTACGACGTCGGCAACGATTTCTACGCCCTGGTTCTTGGCCCGTCAATGGTCTACTCGTGCGCTGTCTGGAACGAGAAAACGGACACAGATGATGACCAGGCCAACAGCCTCGAGGCCGCCCAGGAAGCCAAAATCGACCTGGTCTGCCGCAAACTGGGGTTGCAGCCCGGCATGCGCGTACTGGACGTCGGCTGCGGCTGGGGCAGCTTCGCGCTTCACGCGGCCCAGCGCTTCGGCGTGGACGTCGTTGGCGTAACACTTTCGAATGAACAGGCAGGGCTGGCGCGCAAGCGCGTGGCCGACGCGGGCCTGACGGATCGCGTGGACATCCGGGTCCAGGACTACCGCGACGTGGACGACGGACCGTTCGATGCGATCAGCTCCATCGGCATGTCCGAACACGTCGGCCGCGAGCAGATCTCCCGTTACGTCTCCCAGCTCCACAACCTGCTGCGGCCCGGCGGCAGGCTGCTTAACCACGCCATCTCGTGGAACGCGGGCCCAACGAGCCCGGACCCTGATTCGTTCATACCCCGGTACGTCTTCCCCGACGGCGAAATGCTCAGCCTTGCGGACATGATCGGTGCGCTGGAGTCCGGCGGGCTCGAAGTGCTCGACGTCGAGGCGCTGCGGCAGCACTACGCCCTGACCCTTCGCGCCTGGGTGCGTAACCTGGAGGAGCACTGGGATGACGCCGTGCACACCAGCAGCCCCGGACGGGCGCGCGTGTGGCGGCTCTACATGGCCGCGAGTGCGCTGGGCTTCGAGAACGGACTGACAGGCGTCAACCAGGTGCTCGTCCAGCGCCCTGGCGGGACCGAACCCCCGCTGCGGCGGCACGCATGGATGTGA
- a CDS encoding HNH endonuclease family protein, translated as MKDMTIPRRSSKALTIVTAVLLLGGLAGCGAVESAGTAVAEAVRSAVPSVGAGKPAPQPAGNPDEVSAALARLAAIPVKGRAPKTGYSREQFGPAWADVDHNGCDTRNDILARDLTGETFKPGTHDCVVADGTLADKYTGKTIRFVRGAETSSAVQIDHIVPLSLAWQTGAQQITEEQRKQLANDPLNLMAADGPANSAKGDKDAATWLPPNKGFRCEYTARMTAVKAKYKLWVTQPEHDAIQGILAACA; from the coding sequence ATGAAGGACATGACGATTCCGCGCCGTAGTTCCAAAGCACTGACCATTGTGACCGCCGTACTTCTGTTGGGAGGCCTTGCCGGTTGCGGGGCCGTTGAGTCGGCCGGGACTGCCGTCGCTGAAGCCGTCCGCAGCGCTGTACCGTCCGTAGGCGCAGGCAAGCCAGCCCCGCAGCCGGCGGGGAACCCGGATGAGGTTTCAGCCGCGTTGGCCCGGCTTGCGGCCATTCCGGTGAAGGGCCGCGCACCGAAAACCGGCTACAGCCGCGAACAGTTCGGCCCCGCCTGGGCTGACGTGGACCACAATGGCTGCGACACACGGAACGACATCCTGGCCCGCGACCTGACCGGCGAGACCTTCAAACCGGGCACCCACGACTGCGTTGTGGCCGACGGGACGCTGGCTGACAAGTACACCGGCAAGACGATCCGGTTCGTTCGCGGCGCGGAGACCAGCTCGGCGGTCCAGATAGACCACATCGTTCCGCTCTCCCTGGCATGGCAGACCGGCGCCCAGCAGATCACCGAAGAACAGCGAAAGCAGCTTGCCAACGATCCGTTGAACCTCATGGCGGCCGACGGGCCGGCAAACTCGGCCAAGGGTGACAAAGATGCGGCCACCTGGCTCCCGCCTAACAAAGGTTTCCGGTGCGAATACACGGCCCGGATGACCGCAGTGAAGGCAAAGTACAAGCTATGGGTGACCCAGCCCGAACATGACGCGATCCAAGGCATCCTGGCCGCCTGCGCGTGA
- a CDS encoding M20/M25/M40 family metallo-hydrolase — MTEVRPEDEVVRICQELIRIDTSNYGDGTGPGERAAAEYTAGLITEVGLDAEIFESAPGRANVVTRIAGEDPSASALVVHGHLDVVPALRDQWSVDPFGAELKDGLIWGRGAVDMKDMDAMILAVMRNFARTGRKPKRDLIFAFFADEEAGGTYGARYAVENRRELFDGATEAISEVGGFSATIGGQRTYLLQTAEKGLSWLRLVAHGRAGHGSQINTDNAVTRLASAVSRIGEYQWPVELTPTTRQFLDGVTELTGVEFDPDDPEKLLKELGTVARFVGATLQNTTNPTLLKGGYKHNVIPESAEALVDCRTLPGQEQQVLEIVKELAGTGVDVSYVHNDVSLEVPFAGNLVDSMIDALHSEDPGAKVLPYTLSGGTDNKSLSRLGITGYGFAPLQLPDELDFTGMFHGVDERVPADSLKFGARVLDRLLTNY, encoded by the coding sequence ATGACTGAAGTACGCCCCGAGGATGAAGTTGTCAGGATCTGCCAGGAACTGATCCGGATAGACACTTCGAACTACGGCGACGGAACAGGTCCCGGGGAGCGCGCGGCTGCGGAATACACCGCCGGCCTCATCACCGAAGTGGGGCTGGACGCAGAGATTTTCGAATCGGCGCCGGGCCGGGCCAACGTGGTCACCCGGATTGCGGGGGAGGACCCCTCCGCCAGCGCCCTGGTGGTCCACGGGCATCTCGACGTCGTGCCTGCCCTCCGGGATCAGTGGTCAGTCGATCCCTTCGGAGCCGAACTCAAGGACGGCCTGATCTGGGGCCGCGGAGCCGTGGACATGAAGGACATGGACGCCATGATCCTCGCTGTCATGCGGAACTTTGCCCGGACCGGGCGCAAGCCCAAGCGGGACCTGATCTTTGCGTTTTTCGCCGACGAGGAGGCGGGCGGCACCTACGGAGCCCGGTACGCAGTCGAAAACCGGCGCGAACTCTTCGACGGCGCCACAGAGGCCATTTCGGAAGTCGGCGGCTTCTCCGCCACCATTGGCGGACAACGGACCTACCTCCTGCAGACCGCAGAGAAGGGGCTGTCGTGGCTGCGGCTGGTGGCCCACGGCCGCGCGGGCCACGGCTCGCAGATCAACACCGACAATGCCGTGACGCGCCTCGCCAGCGCAGTGTCCCGCATTGGCGAGTACCAGTGGCCCGTTGAACTGACACCCACCACCAGGCAGTTCCTTGACGGCGTGACGGAACTCACGGGGGTGGAATTCGATCCTGACGATCCGGAAAAGCTCCTCAAAGAGCTCGGAACCGTTGCACGGTTCGTGGGAGCCACGCTTCAGAACACCACCAACCCCACCCTCCTCAAAGGCGGCTACAAGCACAACGTCATTCCCGAGTCGGCTGAGGCTCTGGTGGATTGCCGCACACTTCCGGGCCAGGAGCAGCAGGTACTGGAGATCGTCAAGGAGCTCGCAGGTACCGGCGTCGACGTTTCCTATGTCCACAACGACGTGTCGCTTGAGGTGCCGTTTGCCGGGAACCTGGTGGATTCCATGATCGACGCCCTGCACTCCGAGGACCCCGGCGCCAAGGTACTTCCCTATACTCTGTCAGGCGGCACGGACAACAAGTCCCTGAGCCGGCTGGGCATCACCGGATACGGCTTCGCCCCGCTGCAGCTCCCGGATGAACTTGATTTCACCGGCATGTTCCACGGTGTGGACGAGCGGGTGCCCGCGGATTCCCTCAAGTTCGGGGCCAGGGTTCTGGACAGGCTCCTGACCAACTACTGA
- a CDS encoding acyl-CoA dehydrogenase family protein gives MTPEQILTDPLLDRIRGRAARYDRENGFFTEDLEELAAAGYLKIFVPASDGGLGLGLAAAAQLQRRLATAAPATALAINMHLVWTGVAHVLAARGDSSLDFVLREAAEGEIFAFGNSEAGNDSVLFDSRTVAAPQADGSYSFTGRKIFTSLSPAWTRLGIFGKDGSARDGEGELVHGFLGRESAGYDILEDWDTLGMRASQSNTTVLDGALVPADRIFRKLPVGPNTDPMIFAIFACFETLLAAVYTGLGERALALGVEAVKRRTSFKNDGRSYAQDPDIRWKVAEAAMAMDALYPQLAELSRDVDGLVDHGGQWFPRLVGLKVRATETARTVVDLAIRVSGGSSYFRGSELERLYRDVLAGMFHPSDDESAHNTVANAWLGPLDTH, from the coding sequence ATGACACCGGAACAGATCCTCACCGACCCCCTGCTGGACCGTATCCGCGGCCGTGCCGCCCGCTATGACCGGGAGAACGGGTTCTTCACTGAGGACCTGGAAGAACTCGCCGCTGCCGGCTACCTCAAGATCTTTGTGCCGGCGTCCGACGGCGGCCTGGGCCTCGGCCTCGCCGCGGCAGCCCAGCTGCAAAGGAGGCTGGCGACGGCGGCCCCGGCCACCGCGTTGGCGATCAACATGCATTTGGTATGGACCGGCGTCGCACATGTCCTCGCCGCCCGCGGCGATTCCTCCCTGGACTTTGTCCTCCGGGAGGCGGCGGAGGGGGAGATCTTCGCCTTCGGGAACTCTGAAGCCGGCAACGATTCGGTGCTGTTCGATTCCCGGACCGTCGCAGCCCCGCAGGCGGACGGGAGCTACAGCTTCACCGGGCGGAAAATCTTCACCAGCCTGTCCCCGGCCTGGACAAGGCTCGGCATCTTCGGCAAGGACGGTTCAGCCAGGGACGGCGAGGGGGAGCTGGTGCACGGCTTCCTCGGCAGGGAGTCCGCCGGCTACGACATCCTGGAAGACTGGGACACCCTGGGCATGCGTGCGAGCCAGTCAAACACCACGGTCCTGGACGGTGCCCTGGTGCCAGCGGACCGGATCTTCCGAAAACTGCCGGTGGGCCCAAACACGGACCCGATGATCTTCGCGATCTTCGCATGTTTCGAGACCTTGTTGGCTGCCGTTTACACCGGGCTCGGCGAGCGGGCGCTGGCCCTGGGCGTCGAGGCCGTCAAACGCCGGACATCCTTCAAGAACGATGGACGCAGTTACGCCCAGGACCCGGATATCCGGTGGAAGGTGGCCGAAGCCGCCATGGCAATGGATGCCTTGTATCCCCAGCTGGCAGAGCTCTCGCGTGACGTTGATGGCCTGGTGGACCACGGCGGCCAGTGGTTCCCACGGCTGGTGGGCCTCAAGGTCAGGGCCACGGAGACCGCGCGTACGGTTGTGGACCTGGCTATCCGGGTCTCAGGGGGTTCCAGCTACTTTCGGGGATCCGAACTGGAGCGGTTGTACCGGGACGTGCTCGCCGGGATGTTCCACCCCTCGGATGACGAGTCCGCGCACAACACCGTGGCCAATGCCTGGCTGGGACCGCTGGACACCCACTAG
- a CDS encoding DUF5703 family protein, producing the protein MKEHFLSSSVQRERDYARQYEYLVLTVGPEDSLPEARRRLVEHSEYGKWELERSRLYVGGGRRFWLRRKVIQVQRTV; encoded by the coding sequence ATGAAAGAACATTTTCTGAGCAGTTCAGTCCAGCGGGAGCGGGACTACGCGAGGCAGTACGAGTATCTGGTACTGACGGTCGGCCCTGAGGATTCCCTTCCGGAAGCGCGTCGGCGCCTTGTTGAGCATTCCGAATACGGCAAGTGGGAACTGGAACGCAGCCGGCTTTACGTAGGCGGAGGCAGGCGCTTCTGGTTGCGCCGCAAAGTCATCCAGGTGCAGCGCACGGTCTAG
- a CDS encoding aldo/keto reductase, translated as MQQRYVGNSGLRVSSLSLGTMSWARETDEQDASELLRSFVDAGGTLIDTAASYADGQAEALLGSLLGDVVSRSEVVISTKAGISTSDGRRSVDTSRNGMLSGLDASLARLGTDYVDVWFAQAWDANVPLEETLSALEFAVRTGRARYAGVSNFTGWQAAKAAAVAGFPLVASQTEYSLLQRKPESELIPAIEDAGLGLFAWAPLGRGVLTGKYRGHIPADSRAAQKRLAGYVEPYLEEPASRIVEAVAMAARGLGRSSIDVALSWLLSQHGVATAIVGARSPVQLKEILDSQLTHVPAEIARALEDVSAVD; from the coding sequence ATGCAGCAGCGTTATGTCGGCAACAGTGGGTTGCGCGTGTCCTCACTCTCCCTTGGAACGATGTCGTGGGCACGGGAGACGGATGAGCAGGATGCCTCCGAACTGCTGAGGTCGTTCGTTGACGCCGGCGGGACGTTGATAGACACCGCTGCCTCCTACGCCGATGGCCAGGCGGAGGCCCTCCTGGGGTCCCTGCTGGGTGACGTCGTCTCCCGCTCGGAAGTGGTGATTTCCACCAAGGCAGGAATTTCGACGTCGGACGGCCGGCGCAGCGTCGATACTTCACGTAACGGCATGCTCTCCGGACTTGATGCCAGCCTTGCCCGGCTCGGCACCGACTATGTCGACGTCTGGTTTGCGCAGGCCTGGGATGCGAATGTCCCCCTGGAGGAGACGTTGTCAGCCCTGGAGTTCGCGGTACGCACGGGACGCGCCCGCTATGCGGGAGTGTCGAATTTCACAGGGTGGCAGGCGGCCAAGGCCGCCGCCGTGGCCGGCTTCCCGCTCGTGGCGAGCCAGACGGAATACTCGTTGCTGCAGCGGAAGCCTGAATCAGAGCTCATCCCGGCCATCGAGGACGCGGGCCTGGGACTGTTTGCCTGGGCGCCCCTGGGCCGCGGAGTGCTCACCGGGAAGTACCGCGGGCACATCCCGGCGGATTCCCGGGCGGCACAGAAGCGCCTGGCCGGCTACGTGGAGCCCTACCTGGAGGAGCCGGCGTCCAGGATCGTGGAGGCGGTTGCGATGGCCGCGCGGGGACTGGGCCGGTCATCAATCGATGTTGCCCTGAGCTGGCTGCTGTCGCAGCACGGAGTGGCGACCGCGATCGTGGGGGCCAGGTCTCCCGTGCAGCTCAAGGAGATCCTGGATTCGCAGCTGACACACGTGCCTGCGGAAATCGCGCGGGCGCTGGAAGACGTTTCCGCGGTGGACTGA
- a CDS encoding undecaprenyl-diphosphate phosphatase produces MNWFEAALLGLVQGLTEFLPISSSAHLRIVGSFLPNAADPGAAFTAITQLGTETAVIVYFWRDIVRIVKAWAGTLTRRVPTDDPDARMGWLVILGSLPIIVLGLIFQDQIESVLRSLWIVATMLIVFGLILAVADAVGRQERELTRLTYKHGIFYGFAQAMALIPGVSRSGGTITAGLLMGYTREAAARYSFLLAIPAVFGSGLYQLYKVMSKDGITGPYGLPETALATLIAFVVGYVIIGWFLKFVSTRSYRLFVWYRIFLGLALYLLLGFNVISA; encoded by the coding sequence GTGAACTGGTTTGAAGCGGCCCTGCTGGGTCTTGTCCAAGGGCTGACCGAATTCCTCCCGATTTCCTCTAGCGCCCACCTGCGCATCGTCGGATCATTCCTGCCAAATGCAGCGGATCCGGGCGCGGCCTTTACAGCCATCACCCAGCTCGGAACCGAGACAGCGGTAATCGTTTACTTCTGGCGGGACATTGTCAGGATCGTCAAGGCCTGGGCCGGCACGTTGACGCGGCGCGTGCCGACGGACGACCCGGATGCCCGAATGGGCTGGCTCGTGATTCTGGGGAGCCTCCCCATCATCGTCCTCGGCCTGATCTTCCAGGACCAGATTGAATCCGTCCTTCGCAGCCTCTGGATCGTAGCCACCATGCTCATAGTCTTCGGCCTGATCCTCGCCGTGGCAGATGCGGTGGGCCGCCAGGAGCGCGAGCTGACGAGGTTGACCTACAAGCACGGCATCTTTTACGGGTTCGCCCAGGCCATGGCCCTCATCCCCGGCGTGTCGCGGTCAGGTGGAACCATCACGGCCGGCCTGCTGATGGGGTACACCCGTGAAGCCGCAGCCCGGTATTCGTTCCTGCTGGCCATTCCGGCCGTGTTCGGCAGCGGGCTGTACCAGCTGTACAAGGTGATGTCCAAGGACGGCATCACGGGGCCCTACGGCTTGCCGGAAACGGCGCTGGCCACTCTGATCGCCTTCGTTGTTGGCTACGTCATCATCGGCTGGTTCCTGAAGTTTGTCTCCACCCGCAGCTACCGGCTCTTCGTCTGGTACCGGATTTTCCTTGGGCTGGCGCTGTACTTGCTGCTCGGTTTCAATGTCATCAGCGCCTAG
- the mshC gene encoding cysteine--1-D-myo-inosityl 2-amino-2-deoxy-alpha-D-glucopyranoside ligase: protein MKSWISRPVPQLPGRMPAVRIFDTAVGAYSTLDATGEQSLYVCGITPYDATHMGHAASYVAFDLLNRAWRDGGQRVAYVQNVTDVDDPLLERATATGVDWRDLAASQIELFQTDMAALNVLAPDHYVGAVESIPEIVPAIERLLHLGLAYRVTGTPGEPDGDVYYDVEAASKHSAEAKDAWTLGSVSGLSETEMLELFAERGGDPGRRGKRQALDPLLWRVARDGEPSWAGGELGSGRPGWHIECTVIAQKYLPAPFTVQGGGSDLIFPHHEMGAGHAYSLTGVPLARHFAHAGMVGLDGEKMSKSKGNLVLVSKLRAAGEEPAAIRLAILAHHYRTDWSWTEAGFAQAKTRLAEWRDALTMAPGESAATLIAEMRSELANDLNAPGALAAVDRWAVAAKQQAGAGSPMDQALVSDAVNALLGVEL from the coding sequence GTGAAATCCTGGATCTCCCGCCCTGTCCCTCAGCTCCCGGGCCGCATGCCCGCCGTTCGGATTTTCGACACCGCCGTGGGGGCTTACAGCACCCTCGACGCCACGGGTGAACAATCACTATATGTCTGCGGAATCACCCCGTATGACGCAACCCATATGGGGCACGCGGCCAGCTATGTCGCTTTTGACCTGCTGAACCGGGCGTGGCGGGACGGCGGCCAGCGCGTTGCCTATGTCCAGAACGTCACCGACGTCGACGACCCCCTTCTCGAGCGGGCCACGGCAACAGGCGTTGACTGGCGCGACCTTGCCGCAAGCCAGATCGAACTCTTCCAGACCGACATGGCTGCCCTTAACGTCCTGGCACCGGACCACTACGTCGGTGCGGTCGAATCCATCCCGGAAATCGTTCCCGCCATTGAACGCCTCCTGCACCTCGGCCTTGCATACCGCGTTACCGGCACTCCCGGTGAGCCGGACGGCGACGTCTACTACGACGTCGAGGCCGCCAGCAAGCACTCCGCGGAGGCCAAGGACGCCTGGACCCTGGGATCAGTGTCCGGGCTCTCCGAAACCGAGATGCTGGAACTCTTCGCCGAACGCGGTGGCGACCCGGGCCGCCGTGGCAAGCGGCAGGCCCTGGATCCGCTGCTTTGGCGCGTGGCCCGCGACGGCGAACCCAGCTGGGCGGGCGGCGAACTGGGTTCAGGCCGGCCAGGCTGGCACATTGAGTGCACGGTCATTGCACAGAAGTACCTGCCGGCACCCTTCACGGTTCAAGGCGGAGGATCCGACCTCATCTTCCCGCACCACGAGATGGGCGCGGGACACGCATACTCGCTGACCGGCGTTCCCCTGGCACGGCATTTCGCCCACGCCGGGATGGTGGGCCTCGACGGCGAAAAGATGAGCAAATCCAAGGGAAACCTGGTGCTCGTGTCCAAACTCCGGGCTGCCGGCGAGGAACCCGCGGCCATCCGCCTGGCAATCCTCGCCCACCATTACCGCACGGACTGGTCCTGGACAGAGGCAGGCTTCGCGCAAGCAAAGACAAGGCTTGCCGAGTGGCGGGACGCCCTCACTATGGCTCCGGGGGAGTCAGCCGCCACACTTATCGCCGAGATGCGGAGCGAACTGGCCAACGACCTGAACGCCCCGGGCGCCCTCGCTGCCGTGGACCGCTGGGCCGTCGCCGCAAAGCAGCAGGCAGGGGCCGGCTCGCCGATGGACCAGGCGCTGGTCAGTGACGCCGTCAATGCCCTGCTCGGCGTCGAACTCTAA
- a CDS encoding PAC2 family protein, with protein sequence MNSFDGDTSEPGATPEPERLLQPVPEGQRITVMLAAFEGWNDAGEAASDALRYLNKLWGGKKVASIDADEYYDFQFTRPTIRRTSSGERKIKWPSTRIYKASAPDANVDVIFVQGTEPSYKWRAYTAELLVHAEALHVDYVILVGALLADVPHSRPIPVSTSTDDSALRERMNLEASQYEGPVGIVGVLSEVALLAGLPTVSLWAAVPHYVAQAPSPKAQLALLHKIEELLQVPLDTHELAEEADAWERGVDELATEDPEIAAYVRQLEEAKDTADLPEASGESIAREFERYLKRRGKDKQ encoded by the coding sequence ATGAATAGCTTCGACGGAGACACCAGCGAACCGGGTGCCACGCCCGAGCCGGAGCGGCTGCTGCAGCCCGTGCCAGAAGGCCAGCGCATCACGGTGATGCTCGCCGCCTTTGAAGGCTGGAATGATGCCGGCGAAGCGGCGAGCGACGCTTTGCGTTACCTGAACAAACTATGGGGCGGCAAAAAGGTGGCATCGATTGATGCCGACGAGTACTACGACTTCCAGTTCACACGACCAACCATCCGCCGGACGTCCTCCGGGGAACGCAAAATCAAATGGCCGTCCACGCGGATTTACAAAGCCAGCGCCCCGGACGCGAATGTCGATGTGATCTTCGTCCAGGGCACGGAGCCGTCCTATAAGTGGAGGGCCTATACCGCTGAACTGCTGGTCCATGCCGAGGCCCTGCACGTGGACTACGTCATCCTGGTGGGCGCCCTGCTCGCGGATGTTCCCCACAGCCGTCCCATCCCGGTGAGCACGTCCACTGACGATAGCGCCCTCCGGGAGCGCATGAACCTTGAGGCCTCGCAGTACGAGGGACCGGTGGGGATTGTCGGCGTACTTTCGGAAGTGGCGCTGCTGGCCGGCCTGCCTACAGTGTCCCTCTGGGCGGCCGTTCCGCACTATGTCGCGCAGGCCCCCTCCCCCAAGGCCCAGCTCGCCCTTCTTCATAAGATTGAAGAGTTGCTCCAGGTGCCGCTTGACACGCACGAACTGGCGGAAGAAGCAGACGCCTGGGAACGCGGTGTGGATGAGCTTGCCACCGAGGACCCGGAAATTGCAGCGTACGTGCGGCAGTTGGAGGAAGCCAAGGACACCGCTGACCTTCCGGAGGCCAGCGGCGAGTCCATTGCGCGCGAATTCGAGCGCTACCTCAAACGCCGCGGCAAGGACAAGCAGTAG
- a CDS encoding HAD family hydrolase, which yields MRSSASQPLLKAALWDMDGTIVDTEPYWIEAEHALVAAHGGQWSHAQAMQLVGQSLVFSAGVLQKAGVKLEAREIIDSLTARVVSKVRKSVPWRPGARELLDQLHEAGIRCALVTMSEGPLAREVVAALPKPYFEFLVTGDTVTNGKPHPEAYLKAVELLQQGDSALTIADCVALEDSAPGVAAAMAAGVATVAIPHIVPLPDDPARATWHSLEGRTVADLQQLVARRSEFAVGDIGLEDAAFRSHGLD from the coding sequence ATGCGATCCTCAGCCTCCCAGCCACTTCTCAAAGCCGCTTTATGGGACATGGATGGCACTATCGTCGACACTGAACCGTACTGGATCGAAGCTGAGCATGCGCTCGTTGCCGCCCACGGCGGACAGTGGTCCCACGCGCAGGCCATGCAGCTGGTGGGACAATCCCTGGTCTTCTCGGCAGGGGTTCTCCAAAAGGCCGGAGTCAAGCTTGAGGCCCGGGAGATTATCGACTCACTGACGGCCCGGGTCGTCAGCAAAGTCCGCAAGTCCGTTCCCTGGCGCCCGGGGGCGCGTGAACTGCTGGACCAGCTCCATGAGGCAGGCATCCGATGCGCCCTCGTGACCATGTCCGAAGGGCCGCTTGCACGTGAGGTCGTCGCGGCACTGCCGAAGCCCTACTTCGAGTTCCTGGTCACCGGCGACACCGTCACCAACGGAAAGCCCCACCCGGAGGCCTACCTCAAAGCAGTCGAACTGCTCCAGCAAGGAGATTCCGCACTGACTATCGCCGACTGCGTTGCGCTCGAAGATTCGGCGCCCGGCGTTGCTGCCGCCATGGCCGCAGGAGTGGCGACCGTGGCGATCCCGCACATCGTTCCGCTACCGGACGATCCGGCCCGGGCCACCTGGCACTCCCTCGAAGGCCGCACCGTGGCCGACCTGCAGCAGTTGGTGGCCCGGCGCAGCGAATTCGCTGTAGGGGACATCGGCCTGGAAGATGCAGCATTCCGGAGCCACGGCCTTGACTGA